In Aspergillus fumigatus Af293 chromosome 4, whole genome shotgun sequence, one genomic interval encodes:
- a CDS encoding inositol monophosphatase family protein, with amino-acid sequence MDSSCLYSKELQLACLTVQRAALLTKKLLEAVDKGSFDKSDSTPVTIADFAAQALIIGAIHKAFPEDEFVGEEDSKALRADPELLERTWELASTTHLDDKDSEALLYAPKSKEEMLDLIDLGARGRCSLENRAWVLDPVDGTATFMQGQQYAVCLALVENGCQKVGVLGCPNLNLATGRLREDVVDRDGYGSQVFAVAGQGAWIRKMGRGGLLAAESIPQRPQITDPKDLDFVDCGSATSSNTSLHARVASKLGAPWPYSTDLWAAQLRYIAIAVGGCNALIKIPHKALYRSKIWDHAGGMLIAEEVGVKVTDLAGNPVDCSLGRTLAGCYGMIVAPPSIHERIVEAVKEVMQEQTK; translated from the coding sequence ATGGATTCCAGCTGTCTTTATTCCAAAGAACTACAACTTGCATGCCTCACGGTGCAACGGGCTGCACTATTGACGAAGAAATTGCTCGAGGCTGTCGACAAAGGATCTTTCGACAAGAGTGATTCCACGCCTGTGACCATCGCCGACTTTGCTGCCCAAGCACTTATCATTGGCGCTATCCACAAAGCCTTTCCTGAAGATGAGTTTGTGGGTGAGGAAGACTCAAAGGCTCTTCGTGCAGATCCAGAACTTCTTGAGCGCACATGGGAACTCGCGTCTACTACTCATCTCGATGACAAGGACAGTGAAGCCCTTCTCTACGCTCCCAAGTCAAAGGAGGAAATGCTTGACTTGATTGATCTTGGAGCTCGTGGTAGGTGTAGCCTGGAGAATCGTGCCTGGGTTTTGGATCCTGTCGATGGTACTGCGACTTTCATGCAGGGCCAGCAGTATGCGGTATGCCTGGCACTGGTGGAGAATGGATGCCAGAAGGTCGGCGTGTTAGGTTGCCCGAATCTTAATCTTGCTACGGGCCGTCTTCGAGAGGATGTTGTGGATCGAGATGGCTACGGGTCTCAAGTCTTTGCAGTTGCTGGTCAAGGCGCCTGGATACGGAAGATGGGACGCGGGGGTCTGCTCGCTGCTGAGAGTATCCCTCAGAGGCCACAGATTACGGACCCGAAGGACCTCGATTTCGTGGATTGTGGGTCCGCTACATCATCTAATACCTCTTTGCATGCTCGAGTGGCATCGAAACTGGGTGCTCCGTGGCCGTACAGCACTGATCTCTGGGCTGCACAGTTGCGCTACATAGCCATTGCGGTAGGAGGCTGCAACGCTTTGATCAAGATCCCCCACAAGGCATTATATCGGTCAAAGATTTGGGACCATGCAGGCGGCATGTTGATTGCTGAAGAAGTCGGCGTTAAGGTTACTGATCTTGCTGGAAATCCTGTCGACTGCAGCTTGGGCCGAACCCTAGCTGGATGCTACGGGATGATCGTGGCTCCTCCTTCCATTCATGAACGGATCGTCGAAGCCGTAAAGGAGGTCATGCAGGAACAGACTAAGTGA
- the lap1 gene encoding putative aminopeptidase, protein MKVLTAIALSAIAFTGAVAAVITQEAFLNNPRIHHDQEKYLIELAPYRTRWVTEEEKWALKLDGVNFIDITEEHNTGFYPTLHSASYVKYPPKMQYAEEVAALNKNLSKENMKANLERFTSFHTRYYKSQTGIRSATWLFDQVQRVVSESGAAEYGATVERFSHPWGQFSIIARIPGRTNKTVVLGAHQDSINLFLPSILAAPGADDDGSGTVTILEALRGLLQSDAIAKGNASNTVEFHWYSAEEGGMLGSQAIFSNYKRNRREIKAMLQQDMTGYVQGALNAGVEEAIGIMVDYVDQGLTQFLKDVVTAYCSVGYLETKCGYACSDHTSASKYGYPAAMATEAEMENTNKKIHTTDDKIKYLSFDHMLEHAKLSLGFAFELAFAPF, encoded by the exons ATGAAAGTTCTTACAGCTATTGCGCTGAGCGCAATAGCTTTCACAGGGGCTGTAGCTGCAGTGATTACTCAGGAAGCATTCTTAAACAACCCCCGCATCCATCATGACCAGGAGAAGTACTTGATCGAACTGGCCCCTTATCGAACACGATGGGTGACTGAAGAGGAGAAATGGGCATTGAAATTG GACGGCGTGAATTTTATCGATATCACAGAAGAGCACAACACCGGATTTTACCCGACTCTCCACAGCGCCAGCTATGTGAAATATCCACCGAAGATGCAGTATGCAGAAGAAGTGGCTGCTCTTAACAAGAATTTATCGAAAGAAAACATGAAGGCCAACCTGGAACGATTCACATCATTTCATACTCGCTATTACAAATCTCAGACGGGAATCCGATCGGCAACGTGGCTGTTCGACCAAGTTCAGAGAGTTGTCTCTGAGTCTGGAGCCGCTGAGTATGGTGCAACTGTTGAGCGATTCTCTCATCCATGGGGTCAGTTCAGCATTATTGCCCGAATACCCGGCCGAACGAACAAGACTGTGGTGCTGGGCGCCCATCAGGACAGCATCAATTTGTTTCTCCCGTCAATCTTGGCTGCTCCCGGTGCTGATGACGATGGAAGTGGAACTGTCACCATTCTTGAAGCGTTGCGCGGTCTGCTGCAGTCAGACGCCATTGCCAAGGGTAATGCATCCAATACTGTCGAGTTCCACTGGTACTCTGCAGAAGAAGGCGGAATGCTGGGCTCCCAGGCAATATTTTCCAATTACAAGCGGAATAGGCGGGAAATCAAAGCCATGCTCCAGCAAGACATGACTGGCTACGTCCAGGGAGCTTTGAACGCCGGTGTTGAGGAAGCCATAGGAATTATGGTCGATTATGTCGACCAGGGCCTCACACAGTTTCTCAAGGACGTTGTTACAGCG TACTGCTCTGTGGGTTACCTGGAGACGAAGTGCGGATATGCCTGCTCCGACCACACCTCGGCCAGTAAATATGGTTATCCCGCGGCTATGGCGACAGAAGCAGAGATGGAAAATACCAATAAGAAGATACATACTACCGACGACAAGATCAAGTATTTGAGCTTCGATCATATGTTGGAGCATGCCAAGTTGAGTCTTGGCTTCGCTTTCGAATTGGCATTTGCGCCGTTTTAA